From Nitrospirota bacterium:
AACTGATGTAAAGGGCTTTGGAAGGCAGAAGGGCCATACAGAGGTCTACAGAGGCTCGGAGTTTGAGGTCAAGTTTCTGCCAAAGGTAAAGGTAGAAGTGGCTGTGCCTGACAAGCGGTTGGAGGAAACTATCAAGGCAATACAGACATCTGCAAGAACAGGCGAGATAGGAGATGGAAAGATATTTATTATGCAGATTGATGATGTCCTCAGAATACGGACAGATGAAAGAGGAGAGGAGGCAATATGATTAAAAAGATG
This genomic window contains:
- a CDS encoding P-II family nitrogen regulator is translated as MKMVVAVIKHHRLDEVRKALTAIGIQGMTITDVKGFGRQKGHTEVYRGSEFEVKFLPKVKVEVAVPDKRLEETIKAIQTSARTGEIGDGKIFIMQIDDVLRIRTDERGEEAI